The Ammoniphilus oxalaticus genome includes the window GAGCCTACAAAATCTTAAAAACAAGCCAAAATTCGATTAAAAGTCATACACTAAAATCATTGTCGCTCCATATATCATAAAAACCGACCTTATGATAACTCAAAAGATCGGTTTAAGTGAAGCATTCCTAATATGCTTATTTTTGTTTCTTATTAAACATGATGCTGGTTGCCATTCATTCTAACATAAGGCCTAACAACCCAAAAGGGGGCAACTGTACTTGCGGAAAAACCCAAAAACATCCATTAAAATTCTTCAGCAAACACAGTTTAAGATCCTACAAAATAAATATACGAAATCACTTCTCGCTTAGCTTAATAAAGTGGGTAAATTGTGGGCAATCGCCGAAGCGATTGCCCACAAACCCAATAGTCAAGCGTATTATCCAATACTGCCTTCCATTTCAAACTTGATTAATCTATTCATTTCAACCGCATACTCCATTGGAAGCTCTTTCGTAAACGGCTCGATAAAGCCCATTACGATCATTTGCTTTGCTTCCTCTTCAGTTAGTCCACGGCTCATCAAGTAGAATAGTTGTTCTTCACTTACTTTTGAAACGGATGCTTCGTGTTCAAGCGTCACATTATCATTTAAGATTTCGTTGTAAGGAATCGTATCGGATGTAGATATATCATCTAAGATGATCGTGTCACATTCGATATTGGCCTTGGAACCAGCAGAGTTTTTACCGAACTTGGATAGTCCAAGGTAGGTTACTTTCCCACCGTCTTTACTCATACTTTTGGAAATTATCGTTGATGAACAATCTGGGGCCATATGAAGCATCTTAGCTCCAGAGTGTTGGTGCATTCCTTTACCCGCAACGGCGATTGAAATAACCACACCTTTCGCGCGCGGTCCAACCATAACAACCGCAGGGTACTTCATCGTCACCTTACTACCGATATTCCCGTCGATCCATTCCATTGTCGCGTCTTCATGAGCGATCGCTCGTTTCGTAACAAGGTTATAAACGTTTGCGGACCAGTTCTGAATCGTCGTGTAACGAACGCGCGCCGCTTTTTTAACGATGATCTCAACAACCGCGCTGTGCAAGGAATCACTCGAGTGAATCGGCGCAGTGCAGCCTTCAACGTAGTGAACAAAGCTTCCTTCATCAGCGATAATTAATGTGCGCTCAAACTGTCCCATGTTCTCCGTGTTGATTCTGAAATACGCTTGTAATGGTTGCTCGCTCGATACGCCTGGCGGCACATAGATGAAGCTTCCACCTGACCATACTGCTGTATTCAGAGCGGCAAATTTGTTGTCTGTCGCTGGAATGACGGTTCCAAAATATTCTTTAACAATCTCAGGATGATCGCGTAAAGCAGAATCCATGTCTGAGAATAAAATCCCTTGCTCTTCTAAATCTTCTTGCATATTGTGGTAAACAACTTCAGACTCATATTGAGCCGACACTCCCGCAAGGTACTTTTGTTCCGCCTCAGGAATTCCTAATTTGTCAAAAGTAGCCTTAATTTCAGAAGGTACCTCTTCCCATGTCTTACCCATTTTTTCAGACGGCTTTACGTAGTAAGTGATGGAATCAAAGTCCAACTCACCTAACTCGCCGCCCCATTGTGGCATAGGCATGCTGTAGAAGATTTCAAGAGCTTTCAAACGATATTCTAACATCCACTCTGGTTCTTGCTTCATTCTAGATATTTCTTCAACAATTTCTTTTGTAAGTCCTTTTTCCGTTCGGAACACAGAAACATCTTTGTCATAGAAACCATATTGATATTCTGAAAGCTCAGGCATTTTTTTAGCCATTTTTATTATATACCTCCTTAAAAGATGAATCATTCCGTTTTAAAAACGGGATTATGATTCTCGCCGTTATTCGGCTTTTTCACGAACGCCTTGTTGTAGCGCCTTCCATGCTAACATCGCGCAATTGATTCGGGCTGGAAACTTGGCGACCCCTTGTAGAGCCTCGATATCGCCTAAATCAATATCTACATCTTCGGGTTCGGCTCCTTTCATCATCCCGGTGAAGATCTCGACCATCCGAAGGGCATCTTC containing:
- the sufB gene encoding Fe-S cluster assembly protein SufB, which produces MAKKMPELSEYQYGFYDKDVSVFRTEKGLTKEIVEEISRMKQEPEWMLEYRLKALEIFYSMPMPQWGGELGELDFDSITYYVKPSEKMGKTWEEVPSEIKATFDKLGIPEAEQKYLAGVSAQYESEVVYHNMQEDLEEQGILFSDMDSALRDHPEIVKEYFGTVIPATDNKFAALNTAVWSGGSFIYVPPGVSSEQPLQAYFRINTENMGQFERTLIIADEGSFVHYVEGCTAPIHSSDSLHSAVVEIIVKKAARVRYTTIQNWSANVYNLVTKRAIAHEDATMEWIDGNIGSKVTMKYPAVVMVGPRAKGVVISIAVAGKGMHQHSGAKMLHMAPDCSSTIISKSMSKDGGKVTYLGLSKFGKNSAGSKANIECDTIILDDISTSDTIPYNEILNDNVTLEHEASVSKVSEEQLFYLMSRGLTEEEAKQMIVMGFIEPFTKELPMEYAVEMNRLIKFEMEGSIG